The Raphanus sativus cultivar WK10039 chromosome 2, ASM80110v3, whole genome shotgun sequence DNA segment CAAAGCGTGAACGGAAAGTAACAAAGAAAGAGCAAGagaaatatgtttttaaatataatttagctaaattatcattttataaatcGAAGTTATACAcgttataaactatttttattcatagataccttataaacaaaaataagcaAATGTATAATTTCCTTTAAAAGTCCGTATAAACATTATTCTctattttgctaaaaaaaaacattcataaatttatatttttgtaaatgatCTTACAAGTATGTAAAAATACATGTAAAAAATAAAGTGGTGGTAGTGTAGTGACAATTTCTCAGGATTTGGTGTATATCTACATTAGTCGTGGATTCAATTCTCTCTACAAACTAAATATGACTATTTGGATAGTATGGATTTGAATTAATGGTTTACATTATGGGCCATAACAGAtgattggtttatttttttgcattCGTCGGAAAACATTCCAAACTCGGATCAAACAGTATGATACGCTTTTGGATTAATCCACTCTGTACCACTAAATACATTCCTCTCTAAACCGATCGGATCAGCCGAtagaatttatcaaaaaatatatatgtaaaaaataaatatttttagttttgaaagCATACACCACCAATAATAATCAAAtctttatatagtatagatattGAAGACGACGCAATCTATTTATTATAGTAATTTGATAATGATATgctaattttctatttatctGATAATACTGAACAAACGTCAAAAATTAAATCCAGATAATGACGACCCTAACCACGTCTCTTTCATCTTAACAATCCAAAAATTATGTTGAAAAAGTCtctctaaatttgaaatttcttaAAATTCTATTTATCTTCTTCGGTATCGTCACTATCGTGACATCCAAACTACTAGATAATCGCCATCGTGCTTATACGTTTTTATTATATGGGCAGGTCTAGACGActttcataatttattatattaaacccCGTTGGTCCTACGAGTCCATCGGATTATTCAAAGTCACCCCTCGGCTCCCAAGAGCTCAGAATCTTTCCACGATCGTGACATTGCTTTTAAGGAAGTGAAACAATCAATCATTTTGTGGGAAGGAATTCTATACCagactttaatatatataagagatgCAAATCAAGCTAACGACTGTTATTTGATTGTGAATTAAAAGTGTCATATTTTGTCGACAAAGttacaaattttgttttctctaaATAAAAGAGAATTTAAAGTCTCTAATTCTTAATAATAGTTACGTGTTAGCTACATATAATCATTATCTATGCCTAACTTATGAACATAtgcaaataattaattataatataaaccTGTTTTAATTAGCTTAGCTAGTCGACAAAGTTATAACTTCTTTTTATATGATAAACACTAGATTTTGTCATGAAAATGACTAGGGAAAGTTGTCAATGagatttgaattaaaaaaattggtttcGCAACTTTACTTCacgaaaaaattatattcaagtAACTTCTTAAGTAACAACGCAATCACAGTTACGTATATgcagaacaaaacaaaacaaaaaactaagaAACTAACTGAATTTCTCAGCATCagatttcatatcatattatataaCACATTACAAAATTAACAACATAAATACGTTACATACGGTAGAAATATTAGCGAGTTCTCTATCGTATGTAGATTTTTTTGTGAAGTCAGTGTTGATTTGTTCAACTGACATACCGGATGTGGGCACCAATTAAGGTGGTTCCTTGTAATGTTTTCCAGTCTTTTAATATAATCGGTATTAAAAAACATTTGAGAGTTCTAATTCACAACAAAAAAGTTTAATGGGAAGTACACTGTACATGGACTTTGCATGCACATGGCTCGCAATGGAACCTCTTTGGGCATCGTGACTTCTTTCCCTTCCCTCCTAGTCATATTTTGTACGACACCAACTCCGAGGTCTGGATATTTTGGGTATCGGTTGATTCGCTTATTTCAGATATTAGGTAGTTTGGATAAGGAGATAGGGGATCCATTTACTACTTGAGTATTTTTCAATTCAGTTAGTTTTAGGTTCAGTCCAGATAGTAAAAGTAGAAATCAGAAAATACTTCGAAAAAATTCAGTTCTCATTCGATTCTCAGTTCAGTATCGATTTCGATTCGGTTATTTCAGGTAATTTGGataattcaaattaaatatcagatattttgaataaaatatcaaataattaggataattataataaaaaaaattggatatttcagataaaaatattcaaatacttTGAGATACTTTACAAATAGTTTtcgtaaaatattttggatacttttaatagatttttaaattataaatatatatttagttatgttacatatataattaatatttttatatatttaagtacctTTTGGTTCTCAGTTTAGTTATTTCGGATTTAGAACATAGAaatcattcagatatttaaaagttttggtttgattttagtTTTGGATATTTCGGTTTTGTTCCGGTTCAGATTTTTTTGTTCCGGTTTTTTTTGCCTACGCTTACCAGCTCCCATTCGAAAAATTGCACCAACGAGACAAGAGCCAAACCCACTAACTGATGAGATGAGAAAGCCCAGCTCCAGTACAAGACCATCTTCCCATTGACTAGCACAGCTATATAATAGTCTCAAACTTATGTGCGACTTGGATTCGGTAATTTTTGTAACATTTCATAATTATATCTGTGATAGCTTGAGATTCACTACGTTAAATTGATAACTGACTAGTAACCTTTATAGCATCCCCATTGGAGAATGTTAAATGAGGATcacacaaaccaaaaaaaaaatattaaaatgagtTACTTTTGCTGAATCTCTTTCTCGCGAGTTCTTCCCACTGATCCCGTATCATTACTATTCTGCGAGCTCCACGATATATGTCGGCCCACGGTTGattcaattattaattttagagaaaaaacaaacagtaaaaaataataataaaacaattattcaattattaattttagaaaaaaaaacaaacagtaaaaaaaaattgttttgtgaATTTCTCTATTGGATTCACTAATGGATTGCTCTTACATCGATATTAAGCAAAGATTTTAAAAGTCAAGCAAATGTCAACATATAAAGTAGTCacttaaacaaatattttgatatataaaaaggGAAATAACGGTAAGTCTTTTGAAGACAAACATTATATCTGTTTACCAACAATGGGACGTGATTTGCACATGGTTCTCAACGGCACTAGTTTGGGCAGCGTGGCTCCTTTTTCTTCAGTCATGTCTACAAGTTCCTCACCAACTCTTTCCCATTCGAAACATTGAATCAAAGTTGCAAGAACCAGAGTCACTAATCGTTGAGCAAGTCCAGCTCCAGGACAAGCTCTTCGTCCCATCCCAAATGGCAATAGCTTATCAGCCTCTCCTTCTTTTTCAAATCTCTCTGGCTTGAATAGCTCCGGATCGTCCCATAACGTTGGGTCTCTATGCATAGCCCACACGTTAGTCAACACTATCGTACCACGTGGGATATCGTATCCCGCCACTTTACAATCATCCGAGGACACATGAGGTAGTAGTAACGGAACCGCAGGATACAAGCGTAGTGTTTCTGACACAATGTTTTGGAGATAAGGGAGATTGACAATATCCGGTTCGTCTACTAACCGGTCAAAACCGATCTTATCATCTATTTCGTTTCTCGCTTTTCTTAGTACTTCTGGATGGTTCAACAAATTTGACATGGCCCATTCGAGTGTCACCGCTGAGGTATCTGTCCCTCCAACTGTCAGAGTCTGCGCATATTGGTTATTATTAAACTTTAttgtatatttgtataaataaataacactACTTATTGATATCGATACTTACGAGTATGAGTCCTTTGATGAGGACATCCGTGTAGTACTCGGGTTGGGTTTCTTGGAGAGAAAGCAAACTATCGATCATAGTTTGACCTTTTTCTTTATCTGCACGTTTCTCATCGACAATCCTCTGTAATAAGGCATCAAACCGATTCCCCAAGTTCTTGATTCGCTTTTCATAATTGGTGAACCAACGAACGATCGAAAGATAATCAGCTGGGTTCCCAGCACCGGCGCTGGTCACCATCTCCGCCACAAGTTGCCTCACTGACTTAGCTTCGTCGTTTTCTTCACCGTAGTATCGCTTTCCGGCCACCATTCTGATGACGTTATTGGATGCCAAATTGGCTAATAGTGATTTCATCTCCACCTCCACAAAACCCTGGGAGTACCATTAAATGCAAGAGTAAACGTTACTAGGAAACTAACAAGTATACTTAATTATgctgtttttttgtttgctttgacatattaaaaatgatttagcGAAAATATGGTTGTGTTTATTTTGGACTGAAACCAAATATTTAACCAACTGAATACaataaaacctttttttttacaactacaATCAAAcctaaatataaattattacgtAAGTTAGATTCAAGTTTGAGTAATTGAGTTATGTTCCTTCTTTGTCGGCAAGTGTTATGCTCACTTATAGTTTGTGGGATGTCTCTATATAGTAGGAGTATATACAATAGTATAATGGTGCCATGGTGGTGGATTTCGAAgattaatagttttataaatacaCGCTAACCTCGGGAAAAACTTACTTTCTCACTGGAAAATAAAAGacttcaaaacaatttttaatgaatttattttgttaaagtATTAACCTAGTTAACAAGTTgaagagaaaatgaaaaagaatgtgtatatttttggtttttctttatattaatattttggatttttacatAACATAATTtaagtttgtttatttttacaCTATTAAAATGGTGAGATGCTTTTTAGATTATCTGTACTGCTGGCCTGCTCTAAATAGGTATTGttgtttatagaaaaaaaaactgtaaaagaaaaaatgtaacTAGTAATTAGTAAAggataaaaccaaaataatgtAAAGAAAAATGTAATGATGAGGAGCGTACGTGTAAGGAGTCTAGGGAAAGACGTGAGATGAGGCGTTGGATCTCGTCCTTACGGATATGCAAAAACGAATTAAGTCTCTGAGTCGAGAATATCTCTACGGCCGTTATGCGTCGGAGATTCCTCCAGTGGTCGCCGTAAGATGCCGCGAGTAAATGGGTGGAGTTGTAGCCTACATGTTTGCTCACTATGAACTTGGGACGATTTGCAAGAACGACGTCGTTACCAGTGAAACACTCTTCGGCCATTGAACGTGAGGAGATGACATAAACGAGGCGGTTTCCGAGCCATAGTTTGAAGATTGGAGCATTTCCTATGGATTTGGAGAGGGAAAGGAATGAGCGGTGGAGCGGTGGCTTGAGGAGGTGGAGGTGGCCTATTAATGGCAAAGAGATCGCCGGAGACGGTGGCAGGTTAATTTTCCGTTTGGATCTTGTGAGCAAGATTTTGGTGGAgataaagagaaagagagaagagaggattAAGAGTTGTGCAACgtccattttttctttctttttcgaaGTCTTTCTTTAGTCTTAATTTGTTGTTAAATGTGACCTAGGTCTTCGTTCGCGTCAGGCAACGAAAACCTTATAATATGTGATTATATTGTCCTTTTCTCTCTGTATGTACAGAGTAAAGAATAAGATAAGTTATGTGATCTAGATCCATTGCCGGTGACGTGTCAAAAATAGAGATAAAATGCTGTGTTTGCAGGTGATTGTACACAATTGGTACTATTTTGTAATAAAGAAAACGTATCAACTGTTTTCATACCACTCATCTCTTAAAAGTTAAAACGAAGAGAAGTTTTGCAATTGCATCCGTAtgaattgataaaaaaaaagttttattaaaaatgaaagtatatattaaaaattgcaAATAGAATCACAAATGtattgttaaattttatattttctaattaagATTCAGTAACTAGTATcacaatttaaatttataagaattcttaacttcttttttttttagcaaccaacaaaagatttataaatctaaactTGAGTTCAATACAGTGGGGGTAGAGAAGCATAGAAAACTTGAGTTCAATAAGAATTCTTAACTATTTAAAGCACTAAGATATATACAttcttaatataaaaatattttttataaaatataatacaaattttgtaagaacaaattattcataaaatttataacttttatctaaataaaatgtaataagtattattaattatattaaataatgtaTAACTTAAAATACATTAACTTACATTTAACTATCAACTAATTGCATAACTTCACAACAACAATAAAGTTTAGGAATGATTGTCCATACCTACATTACTTTGAAAAAGGCAAAACTAAGCGGACTCGTTAAGGATTTTACCAACAAAGGTACGTGCTCTACACATGGCTACCAGAGGTCTAGCTTTAGGCATTGTGACTCCTCCAGCTTCAGTCATATCCACCTCTTCTTCTCCAACCCTCTCCCATTCAAAACATTGAATCAAAGACGCGAGAGTCAAGCTCACCAGCCGTTGAGCCAGTCCTGATCCAGGACACGCCCTTCTTCCTAACCCGAACGTCATTAGCTTATGAGCCACGCCTTCTTTCTCGAACCTCTCTGGCTTGAAAGTCTCGGGATCATCCCATAGCTGAGGATCTCTGTGCATAGCCCATAGATTCACCAATAGTGTCGTCCCTTGTGGCATATCATACCCTCCTACTTTACAGTCTTCCGATGCGACGTGAGGCACCGACAAAGGCCCCGCAGGGTATAGACGTAATGTTTCAGACACAATGTTCTGAAGACAAGGAAGGTTGGAGATGTCTGATTCCTCCACAAGCCTGTTGAAACCAACTTTACTGTCGATTTCTTCTCTCGCCTTGCTCAATTCCTCTGGATGGTTCAGCAAACTCGACAAGGCCCATTCCAACGTTACCGCTGATGTATCAGTGCCCGCCAAAATCAAAGACTGCACGTTACACTTCTCGGTTACTTAAATTACAAGCATTTCAATGTGACAAAAATTAAATGAATGTTCTAGGTTATAATAACTTACGAGTATGGTTCCTTTGATGGTGCGGTCCGTGTAGTACTCTGGTTGTGTTTCTTGCAGAGAAAGCAAGTGATCGATCATCGTGTTTCCGTTCTCCTTAGCTGCTCGCCTTTCATCAACCAATCCTTGCAAGAACTCATCAAACCTACCAGCTAGCTCTTTAACACGTTTCTCGAAACCCGTGACCCAACGCAGGACAGGTAAATAGTCAACAGCATTTCCGGCACCAAAAACACTCATCAGGTCCGCGATAACCTGCCTTACGTGTTTGGCCTCCGAGTTTTCCTCTGCACCATCCCCGTAGTAACGTTTTCCGGCCACCATGCGGATGATATTGTTAAATGTTAAGTCGGAAAACATTGACTTGATCTCCACCTTGATAAAATCCTGCAAATTATATAATACCCACTATTAAATTAATGACAATTCACATGACTTCATTTAGGTTTCGACTGTTTCAACAAAAGTTACGAGTTTACATTTCAgctaacataaaataatttcacatttttgaaatgtaaattattttggtgcttcatataatatttgtgtaattaacaaaaagaatattgctcaatttattttgatttattgaaTTTTCCACAGATTTCTATCCAAAATTAGCGATGCACGTTTCTAGAAACCGAATCTTGCTAACAGTAAGTTACCTGATTTAATGATTTAAGATTTTAAGGTTAACTTACTCTACAATTTGCAGTTTCCGTCCAAAACTATTCAAAATCTGAATGAGTTGTCACcccatatttttattttatttttgtaacttacATGTGAAGAGTTGCGTGACAGACGAACTATAAGCCGCCTGACCTCGTCCTGGCGTATAGACAGAAATCTATTGAGGCGGTGAGCCGAGAATATCTCGACGGCGCCTATGCGACGGAGGTTTCTCCAGTGTTCACCATACGGAGCTGTGACCACGGTTGTGTGGTCATATGAGACGTATTTGGAAGCGATAGTGTTTGGCCGGTTCGCTAGTACGACGTCGTTCTTCGTGAAACATTCCTCTGCGATTGAGTGCGAAGAGACGACGAACACGAGTCGGCTGCCGAGACGGAGGGAGAAGATGGGAGCACCGCCTAGGGACTGAGAAACTGAAAAGAAAACGCGGTGGAGCGGTGGCTTGAGTAAGCGGAGGTGGCCGATGACTGGAAGCGCGAAAGGTGGACTCGGAGGAAGTTTCGGCTTACGCTTGATTCTGTTCCTtcggatgaagaagatgagagtAAGAACAAGGAAGAGTAGTGCGAACGTTAGTGTCTGAGCTTCTTCCATGTGGTTTGGTTGATGCCTTCCACTAGGACTTGGGATTATAAACGAAGAAGATGTGGCTAAGATTCAAGAATCTTCTTGGTTGATAAACAACGTTATATACTAATTAATACACgtgggttttgaaaacatcacaAACTCTTATCTTTCCATTTGAATGACCCATAACGTTATCAGCTATCAACATCATTGTCGAGTACCTTTATTATTTTGAGGATTTTACCAAAAGTTTTAACAAAAGAAGCGGCCTCACGGGATATCTTACAAACAGAGAGCCACGTTCTCTGCACACATGGCTTCTATAGGGTTGTTTAGAAGTATATGGATTTTAAGAGTATACGAGACTTTGATCCATTGTTTAGACATATGTGTCTCGTTTGCGATACATGTCAATCAAAGCCTGCAACATTGAGGCTTTGGTAATTCTTTGAACTAGGAATCAGTTAACAAGTGGTGATTTGATTGAAATTCAGGCCCATATGTATACGCAATAGGGccattatatttatattaaatggtCTAGGTCCACTTATAAATAACAAattgattattgttttttttttgtattctttttttttgtttttgtattctTTTGTGTGGTTAAAACGTAACATAGCAATCAGAAAAAATGTAGCTTATTAAATACGTACCTGTTTAGTGTCAGCTGCTTGTAATTAATCAAATGGTCTGGTCACTGGTGTAGCTTATTAGATACTGTATTTAAAAAAGATTCATGTCTGCGAatcttttgaattaatttatgttGATCTgaaatataaacacaaaatgcACAttgatttgtatatatatatatatatatattagatggGCTCAGTCTACTACTAAAATGGTTAAACAGTATCTAGTAATATGGCGAGCAGGAGTAAATGTAGCTTATATACACTGTATTTCGAAAATTCACAAGTATACAAATTGTCCTTGACCAGAACAAAAGCCAAACTGTGAAAAGAAGACGGAAGCCTACAAATTACAATACAGTAGAAAGATTTGGTCGGGACAAAGATCTAGATCAAAGAAGTTTGACTATATACGAAGTATGATCATAATTAAAGTACTAATCAAGAAAAATTGTAATTAAGAaaagtgaaaaagaaaacaagaagatAGACAAAACCTAGAGAGGggtgaaaaggaaaaagagggAAAGAGACAAAAGGTGTAAGAAGAAACATATTAATTGTGTCGAAAGAACTAAAGATATGTCCCGTTGTCCTCCTGGTCCCAACCTTGGTCATGTGACGTTCCCGTCAAGTTCTGttttaatttctctttttttttggaaaaaaaataatttcttatttACTTCTACTAAATAGAATTacgtgaaaatatatattataaaataaatatatcccGGTTCTGGGTCTAACTATCTAAAACTCCACGGTCTACAAATAAAAACGTGTGGTTTTATCATAACCATACATTATAAACACGAGCGTAGAGAATATGAAAAGGAATTGAACACTTAAACTGGACGTCTCTCGAAACGAAAGCGACTGAACAGAAATTCGGTGGTTGGATTGCTACGGCTTTTCTTTGTCGTAATGCCTCACCCGACTCGGTCCTCTATCTTTGTGGGTAAATAAACATGTATAATAACGTATACGTATTgatttctttaatttataatatccTTAGAATCTCTCTCATATAGTTTTATACattatagaaaaagaaaatatggacGTCCATGAAAACCAAATCGTCTTTTATCAGTATTTAATCACTGTAAACCTTTTGGAATAAAAGTTTATATGTCACGGACTGATATTACTTTGTCCccaaatttcaaaaaacaatACGATTGCATTTGTTAATCATGGATTATGTAATAGATAGATCGTTTGTTAGATTGCATTATtataattcaaccaatagaataTTAGAGGCGGTTTCGTACACGGGAAACATTTTCTGATCATCCTTCTTTTGATTGGTATACAAAGTCATATGCTCTTAGGCCTTAGACGATCATTTTATTCAAACATTTTTAAGTTTGAAAACAGGATTACTTAACTGTTTATGATGCATTGTAGTTCAATggatttaataaataaatgtcAAGGGTTGATTTTTAGATAATCTATATGCGCATGATTACTTAATACCAGACTTTTTCAAAGTATATCAGCTAGCGCTGAAGTCTCTGATATATAGTTAGAACTGCCCCAGTTTCAATATATAGAACATATgtactatatataaaatttctctCAGACAAAAGAAGTTTATTTAACATTATTAATTggcttaaaatataaattaggtATAATGAAATAGTTTTCTTAGAACAAAGgtttaatataatttgtaaTATGCTTTAATGTAGTTatcaaaaagatatttttcaTTGCAAACCTTGGACgttattaataaaatgttttgaGACAAAAAGACTACTACTTGATTACTGGTAGATGGATAACTATCAATTTCAGGGGTAATATATAATTGTGTCCACGAAAAATATAGAGGGTACGCAGAAAAAGCATTATTTGTTTCCATTTATACAGAAAACACATCAAAATTCATCAAACAaggtaagaaaagaaaaacagaaatgACAGGACAtttgtaaagaaaaaacaaggaCAGTGTTTGCCCATTAAATAATGCTTTTGTGTTTACACGATCTTTTTGATCCCAAAACATGTACAATTGTTTGGTCAAAAATAACTCATGTCTTTAAGTTTTTCCCATATAAAATGCAATGTATGTTTGCAaagtaaacttcaaaatttataaattttaaaaacagaacAGTTTAAATTGTGAAAATAACAGTGACACATCAACGTAAAAGTCTGTCTACTTCTTTAAACAAACATCTATTCACAttcatgtaataaaaatatatacacacatagAATGAATGGGACCAAGTATGGCGACGTGCATGCATGTGCCTATCTGTTATCTTTAATTTCACAATGCACCAAATATTATCAGGTTTAATATTTCTACTATAGTATTAAGCTATATATCGTTATCGACTTTAGCTTGATCAAGGATGGAGTCGTGTCTGATTGAAGCACTTTCAAATACAATTAGATTCGGCTTGTTAATTTTTTCGTTTTCCAACCCATTGCTCGAATATATATTTCCAATATGCATTACGTAAATACGTTTAGACTTTATTGTTGTAACTTGTAATTGTAGATAGTTCGTAAATTTTATATCTTCTCATCTCGCGTGCCGCATATTTTGTTGTGTGGATGATGTTGAACTGTGAAAACACACTGTCGTAgatatataccaaaaaaaaacttaaaagttgTAGAAATTATTGCAGAATGGTTGGTGTAGAAAAATGGTCCCAACTCCCAAGTCTACATTATCCAAAGGTATCGTCTCCAGTATCCACAGCAATGTGACGCCATGTAGCGTAGAATCGTgttctgtttctttctttattttcattttgacACGTTGTTGAACTGGTCAAATTTCTCTATTTCGAACATAGATCAGCCTAACAGAAAAAAAATGGTAACAAAAAAACATAGTAGTTCAGATCTTTTGCATGCTCCGTTCGACCGTTCCGTCCAAAACTACAATTTAGACTCTTCGTAAATTAATATCAACAATACATGTTATGATCTTAAGAACGCTAGTATACATAGTAAACTTCAAaaatggggaattttcaaaaataccactttcaagttaccattattcatctttaccaccactaaagacacattttcaataataccttatttattaaaatggtaaatactcttatatctttgtttttatatgtttttcaaaattctaatcccaaattctaattcttaaacctccaattctaaaccctaaacccaaaatcttcaactctaaaccctaaaccctaaactatataccctaaattcaatatcctaaaccctaaaccctacagtctaaactataaaccctaaatccttaactctaaaccctaaatcttaaactctaaaccctaaactatataccttaaaccctaaaacatcaaatctaaaccctaaatcctaaacctttaaatctagacccttcattaaaagtagtggtaaaagtggttagtgtaaacatgaaaagtggtactatgaaaatgatatttttggcaatttctcttcaaaaatatacataaaaggTACTATGGTATTGAAATTCTTCTCTAGTTTTTCTTTCAGGTAAATGTTATTATTCCTTTGCTCATAATGAAAAGTcctttatttataaatttttacgCTTTTTCATGGTCCAAAATTCATTGGATATAAATATCATAGAGGAATTCTAAGGCATCATTCGtaattgaaatttatatattagaatCCTAGTTATTTTAGCATGAAACCTTATTAGTAATTAGTTTTGTATCGGTTATAATTGTTTCTACAAATTTGtttgtttaccaaaaaatatctcaaaattTAGTCCAATATCCTGACA contains these protein-coding regions:
- the LOC108840170 gene encoding cytochrome P450 81D11, encoding MDVAQLLILSSLFLFISTKILLTRSKRKINLPPSPAISLPLIGHLHLLKPPLHRSFLSLSKSIGNAPIFKLWLGNRLVYVISSRSMAEECFTGNDVVLANRPKFIVSKHVGYNSTHLLAASYGDHWRNLRRITAVEIFSTQRLNSFLHIRKDEIQRLISRLSLDSLHGFVEVEMKSLLANLASNNVIRMVAGKRYYGEENDEAKSVRQLVAEMVTSAGAGNPADYLSIVRWFTNYEKRIKNLGNRFDALLQRIVDEKRADKEKGQTMIDSLLSLQETQPEYYTDVLIKGLILTLTVGGTDTSAVTLEWAMSNLLNHPEVLRKARNEIDDKIGFDRLVDEPDIVNLPYLQNIVSETLRLYPAVPLLLPHVSSDDCKVAGYDIPRGTIVLTNVWAMHRDPTLWDDPELFKPERFEKEGEADKLLPFGMGRRACPGAGLAQRLVTLVLATLIQCFEWERVGEELVDMTEEKGATLPKLVPLRTMCKSRPIVGKQI
- the LOC108823680 gene encoding cytochrome P450 81D11, whose protein sequence is MEEAQTLTFALLFLVLTLIFFIRRNRIKRKPKLPPSPPFALPVIGHLRLLKPPLHRVFFSVSQSLGGAPIFSLRLGSRLVFVVSSHSIAEECFTKNDVVLANRPNTIASKYVSYDHTTVVTAPYGEHWRNLRRIGAVEIFSAHRLNRFLSIRQDEVRRLIVRLSRNSSHDFIKVEIKSMFSDLTFNNIIRMVAGKRYYGDGAEENSEAKHVRQVIADLMSVFGAGNAVDYLPVLRWVTGFEKRVKELAGRFDEFLQGLVDERRAAKENGNTMIDHLLSLQETQPEYYTDRTIKGTILSLILAGTDTSAVTLEWALSSLLNHPEELSKAREEIDSKVGFNRLVEESDISNLPCLQNIVSETLRLYPAGPLSVPHVASEDCKVGGYDMPQGTTLLVNLWAMHRDPQLWDDPETFKPERFEKEGVAHKLMTFGLGRRACPGSGLAQRLVSLTLASLIQCFEWERVGEEEVDMTEAGGVTMPKARPLVAMCRARTFVGKILNESA